In Candidatus Methanoperedens sp., a single genomic region encodes these proteins:
- the priL gene encoding DNA primase regulatory subunit PriL: MDVFKFAYFPFVNGAVKYVEALDFKLDELFSERAFEQVRLRGKERVLSALGEGIAKNEYPDTVSAEKELLSYPVARILVSCINDNYLIRRYALAEAKYAHEQVKQLSGDDLKELAEDFNISAVLDERSVVMHFTDYIRFANAIHEPKWKLVNRNMDHGNVTLIREDFSRILEEAIRKRIESNLPVDVPPTICSKLQSYIGEIRNALTSRKSEFSIEEFKEIMPDCFPPCMVHALSNAKAGVNLPHSMRFALVSFLLNIGMNAEGIIELFKVSPDFDEERTRYQVMHIHGATGTAYTSPSCATMITYGNCFGKEALCERISHPLNYYRRKAWILKKGKPDGN, encoded by the coding sequence ATGGATGTTTTCAAGTTTGCTTATTTTCCATTTGTTAACGGCGCGGTAAAATATGTAGAAGCTCTGGATTTCAAACTCGATGAGCTTTTTTCTGAAAGGGCGTTCGAACAGGTTCGATTGCGGGGAAAAGAGCGCGTACTTTCCGCCCTCGGGGAGGGAATCGCAAAGAATGAATATCCTGACACGGTGAGTGCGGAGAAAGAGCTGCTCTCGTACCCTGTAGCAAGGATACTTGTTTCGTGCATAAATGACAATTATCTTATCCGACGGTATGCCCTTGCTGAAGCAAAATATGCCCATGAGCAGGTAAAACAACTCTCAGGTGATGATCTTAAAGAGCTTGCAGAGGATTTTAATATCTCCGCTGTGCTGGATGAGCGGTCAGTGGTGATGCATTTTACCGACTATATCCGCTTTGCAAATGCTATCCATGAACCTAAATGGAAGCTCGTAAACAGGAATATGGACCACGGGAATGTAACTCTCATCAGGGAGGATTTCTCGCGCATCCTGGAAGAGGCTATCAGGAAAAGGATTGAATCAAACCTGCCTGTAGACGTACCTCCCACGATATGTTCAAAACTTCAAAGCTACATTGGCGAAATCCGTAATGCCCTGACATCACGCAAATCAGAGTTCAGCATTGAGGAGTTCAAGGAAATAATGCCGGATTGTTTTCCCCCGTGCATGGTTCATGCGCTTTCAAATGCCAAAGCTGGCGTGAATCTCCCCCATTCGATGCGCTTCGCCCTTGTCTCTTTTCTGCTCAATATAGGAATGAATGCCGAAGGAATTATTGAACTTTTCAAGGTCTCGCCTGATTTTGATGAAGAGCGCACAAGGTATCAGGTAATGCATATCCACGGCGCCACAGGTACTGCCTATACTTCCCCTTCGTGCGCCACCATGATAACGTACGGGAATTGTTTCGGGAAGGAGGCGCTGTGTGAGCGGATTTCGCATCCGTTGAACTATTACCGGAGGAAGGCATGGATACTGAAGAAAGGAAAACCTGACGGGAATTGA